The following proteins are encoded in a genomic region of Hippocampus zosterae strain Florida chromosome 2, ASM2543408v3, whole genome shotgun sequence:
- the pou3f3b gene encoding POU domain, class 3, transcription factor 3-B isoform X1 yields the protein MATAASNPYLGSNSILSPGSIVHSDSGGGGMQPGSAAVTSGSGGYRGDPSIKMVQSDFMQGAMAASNGGHMLSHAHQWVTSLPHAAAAAAAAAVAAAEAGSPWSSSPVGMSASPQQQDVKTSARDDLHTGTALHHRPPVPPHLAAHQTHAGAWGSSTAAHMNSISGGQQQQQQQSLIYSQPGGFTVNGMLSPGSQSLVHPGLVRGDTPDLEHGAQHHHHHHQHHPHHQHHGGVNSHDPHSDDDTPTSDDLEQFAKQFKQRRIKLGFTQADVGLALGTLYGNVFSQTTICRFEALQLSFKNMCKLKPLLNKWLEEADSSTGSPTSIDKIAAQGRKRKKRTSIEVSVKGALESHFLKCPKPSAQEISTLADNLQLEKEVVRVWFCNRRQKEKRMTPPGVAQTPEDVYSQVGNGHFLVDYLKDASEASDQRVTTTSSFHQVILAH from the exons ATGGCCACCGCGGCTTCCAATCCGTATCTGGGCAGCAATAGCATCCTATCGCCGGGCTCCATCGTGCACTCTGACTCGGGAGGCGGCGGCATGCAGCCGGGAAGTGCTGCTGTTACCTCGGGCTCCGGGGGCTACAGAGGAGACCCCTCGATTAAGATGGTGCAAAGTGACTTTATGCAGGGCGCAATGGCAGCGAGCAACGGGGGACACATGCTGAGCCATGCCCACCAGTGGGTGACCTCTCTCCCgcatgccgccgccgccgcagcggcCGCCGCGGTGGCCGCCGCCGAAGCCGGCTCCCCCTGGTCGTCGAGCCCGGTCGGCATGAGCGCCAGTCCGCAGCAGCAAGACGTGAAAACCTCGGCCAGAGACGACCTGCACACCGGCACCGCGCTGCACCACCGGCCGCCGGTGCCGCCTCACTTAGCGGCCCACCAGACTCATGCCGGGGCTTGGGGCAGCAGCACCGCGGCGCACATGAACTCCATATCGGgtgggcagcagcagcaacagcagcagtcgCTCATCTACTCTCAGCCGGGGGGCTTCACTGTGAATGGCATGCTCAGCCCCGGCAGCCAGAGCCTGGTGCACCCGGGCTTGGTGAGGGGCGACACCCCGGATCTGGAGCACGGCGcgcagcaccaccaccaccatcatcagcatcatccgcaccaccagcaccacgGCGGCGTCAACAGCCACGACCCGCACTCGGACGACGACACGCCGACCTCGGACGACTTGGAGCAGTTTGCCAAGCAGTTCAAGCAGCGGAGGATCAAGCTGGGCTTCACGCAGGCGGACGTGGGCCTGGCGCTGGGCACCCTCTACGGCAACGTCTTCTCGCAGACGACCATCTGCAGGTTCGAGGCCCTGCAGCTCAGTTTCAAAAACATGTGTAAGCTCAAGCCGCTGCTGAACAAGTGGCTGGAGGAGGCCGACTCTTCCACCGGCAGCCCCACCAGCATCGACAAGATCGCCGCGCAGGGGAGGAAGAGAAAGAAGCGCACGTCCATCGAGGTGAGCGTCAAGGGGGCCCTGGAGAGCCACTTCCTCAAGTGTCCCAAGCCCTCGGCCCAGGAAATCAGCACCCTGGCGGACAACCTGCAGCTGGAGAAGGAGGTGGTCCGAGTGTGGTTTTGCAATAGGAGACAGAAGGAAAAGCGGATGACGCCCCCCGGAGTGGCGCAGACGCCGGAGGATGTGTACTCTCAGGTCGGCAAT GGGCATTTTTTAGTAGATTACTTAAAAGATGCAAGTGAGGCGAGCGACCAGAGGGTGACAACCACAAGTTCATTCCACCAGGTAATTTTGGCGCATTGA
- the pou3f3b gene encoding POU domain, class 3, transcription factor 3-B isoform X2, producing MATAASNPYLGSNSILSPGSIVHSDSGGGGMQPGSAAVTSGSGGYRGDPSIKMVQSDFMQGAMAASNGGHMLSHAHQWVTSLPHAAAAAAAAAVAAAEAGSPWSSSPVGMSASPQQQDVKTSARDDLHTGTALHHRPPVPPHLAAHQTHAGAWGSSTAAHMNSISGGQQQQQQQSLIYSQPGGFTVNGMLSPGSQSLVHPGLVRGDTPDLEHGAQHHHHHHQHHPHHQHHGGVNSHDPHSDDDTPTSDDLEQFAKQFKQRRIKLGFTQADVGLALGTLYGNVFSQTTICRFEALQLSFKNMCKLKPLLNKWLEEADSSTGSPTSIDKIAAQGRKRKKRTSIEVSVKGALESHFLKCPKPSAQEISTLADNLQLEKEVVRVWFCNRRQKEKRMTPPGVAQTPEDVYSQGHFLVDYLKDASEASDQRVTTTSSFHQVILAH from the exons ATGGCCACCGCGGCTTCCAATCCGTATCTGGGCAGCAATAGCATCCTATCGCCGGGCTCCATCGTGCACTCTGACTCGGGAGGCGGCGGCATGCAGCCGGGAAGTGCTGCTGTTACCTCGGGCTCCGGGGGCTACAGAGGAGACCCCTCGATTAAGATGGTGCAAAGTGACTTTATGCAGGGCGCAATGGCAGCGAGCAACGGGGGACACATGCTGAGCCATGCCCACCAGTGGGTGACCTCTCTCCCgcatgccgccgccgccgcagcggcCGCCGCGGTGGCCGCCGCCGAAGCCGGCTCCCCCTGGTCGTCGAGCCCGGTCGGCATGAGCGCCAGTCCGCAGCAGCAAGACGTGAAAACCTCGGCCAGAGACGACCTGCACACCGGCACCGCGCTGCACCACCGGCCGCCGGTGCCGCCTCACTTAGCGGCCCACCAGACTCATGCCGGGGCTTGGGGCAGCAGCACCGCGGCGCACATGAACTCCATATCGGgtgggcagcagcagcaacagcagcagtcgCTCATCTACTCTCAGCCGGGGGGCTTCACTGTGAATGGCATGCTCAGCCCCGGCAGCCAGAGCCTGGTGCACCCGGGCTTGGTGAGGGGCGACACCCCGGATCTGGAGCACGGCGcgcagcaccaccaccaccatcatcagcatcatccgcaccaccagcaccacgGCGGCGTCAACAGCCACGACCCGCACTCGGACGACGACACGCCGACCTCGGACGACTTGGAGCAGTTTGCCAAGCAGTTCAAGCAGCGGAGGATCAAGCTGGGCTTCACGCAGGCGGACGTGGGCCTGGCGCTGGGCACCCTCTACGGCAACGTCTTCTCGCAGACGACCATCTGCAGGTTCGAGGCCCTGCAGCTCAGTTTCAAAAACATGTGTAAGCTCAAGCCGCTGCTGAACAAGTGGCTGGAGGAGGCCGACTCTTCCACCGGCAGCCCCACCAGCATCGACAAGATCGCCGCGCAGGGGAGGAAGAGAAAGAAGCGCACGTCCATCGAGGTGAGCGTCAAGGGGGCCCTGGAGAGCCACTTCCTCAAGTGTCCCAAGCCCTCGGCCCAGGAAATCAGCACCCTGGCGGACAACCTGCAGCTGGAGAAGGAGGTGGTCCGAGTGTGGTTTTGCAATAGGAGACAGAAGGAAAAGCGGATGACGCCCCCCGGAGTGGCGCAGACGCCGGAGGATGTGTACTCTCAG GGGCATTTTTTAGTAGATTACTTAAAAGATGCAAGTGAGGCGAGCGACCAGAGGGTGACAACCACAAGTTCATTCCACCAGGTAATTTTGGCGCATTGA